The window CCAGATCCCGCGGGTTGAGGTTGGTGGAGAAGAGGATCAGGGTCTCGAAGGGGATCTCGAACTTCTGGCCGGTGTGGAGGGTGAGGTAATCCACCCCCTTCTCCAGGGGGACGATCCAGCGGTTGAGGAGATCTCGGGGGCGCACCTGCTGGCGGCCGAAGTCATCGATCAGGAAGACCCCGCCGTTGGCCTTCATCTGGAGGGGCGCCTCATAGTAGCGGCTGACCTCGTTCCAGGCCAGATCCAGCATCTCCAGGGTGAGCTCCCCGCCGCTGACGATGAACGGCCGCCGGATGGCGATCCAGCGGGCATCCGCTGGCGTTTTCAACACGCCGGTCTGGCCGGGCCGATGGTTGGGCAGCGGCTCGTGGTTCACCTCATCGAACACCTTGATGACGAACCCGCCGACCTCCACGGCATAAGGGATGTAGATGCCTCCCTGAAAGACCCGGTGGCCGATGGCCTCCGCAATGGAGGTTTTCCCGTTCCCGGGCGGGCCGTAGAGGAAGATGGAGGTCCCCGAGTTGATGGCAGGGCCGATCTTGTGGAACACACGGTCGTTGAGGACCAGATGCCCGAGGGCCTGGCGCATCAAGCGTGGGGTCACCCGCGTGCCTTTATGGGATTGTCGACGCATGGCCGCAGCGTAGGCGGGGAGGGGCACGGGGGCAGGCCCCGCATATTGGCTTCGGTCCAGCGCCTCGCGGGCCCGATCGCGCCCCCGGGCAGTGAGGGCATACTGATAGGCCTGCTCCCCCACCCCCTTCGCCCCCAGCACCTCCACCAGTTGCTCCCGCTTGAGGAACTCCAGAATGACCTCTGTCACCCCGGTGTAGGGGAGACGCAGGCGCTCCGCCAGCTGTCCGCCGGTGAGATAACCGGCGTTGTAGAGGATCTTGAGGCTGAGGTCGGCCAGGAAGGCCAGGGAAAGCCCCGTTTCCTCAATGGAACGCGGCATCGGAGGGATGAACGCGAACTCCCCCGGAACCGTGGATCTTGCGGTGGTGGACGCCTCAGTCTGCGAGCTCACCGTTGTGTTCGCCATGCGCTCTCCCCCTCCTCGCCGGATCGGCGTATCGCCGCACCGAACACCCCAGGCCCGGAAGGATCGGCACGCCGCCCGGAGCGCGCTCCGGGCGTCTCTATTTTGGACTCCCCAGGGATTTCATGCAAGGGCTCCCCTTCTAATCCGGAAACCGTAACGCGAGCGCTGCAGGATACTACGATCCCTCAGCAGGAACCTGGAGTATAATCCTTTCTGAGGGTCTCGGCTGGATGAGCCATTCCATGAAGAGCCCCTGGCTGCAAGATAACAGGAGGCAGATCGGAATGGAGGCGGTGGGGTTGTTAAGGAAGATCGCGCAGGAGCTGCAACTGACGGAGGAAGATTTGATCCGGCAGGGTCTGCGCGCGTTTCTGGAACAGCGGATTCGGGAGCTCCGAGCGGAGTGGATCGAGATCACGGGACGTTACGGGGTGGCCGGCGTCGAAGAGATGGAGGCTCGATACCGGGAGGGCACGCTGGAAGAGGCGGACACCTGGAGGGATCTCCAACGGTTGGATCGTCTGGAGTATCAAATTGAACAACTTCAAAGGCTTCTTGAGACTCTGTCATGATGAGCCTCGAAAATCTACGCAAAATTAACAAAAAAGAATTTGCAGACGCTGGCAATCTGTATCTACCTTCCCTCGTCATTTCCATGATGGCAGTGAGGATCGTGTGATTGAAAGCTACATGTCCGAGGATCCCGCGCAAGCATTGCGGGAATTCCTGGGTTTCGCTCGGGAGAAGCTATGCGCGGCCCCTCTCAGCCCGCCGGGAGGCGAAGCGGGAGGATGAGGTTCAGGAGGAGCCCGGCCAGGAACAGGGCGCCGGCCCGCCGGTTGAAGACGAAGGCCCAGGAGACATACCACAGGGGCCACACCGGATAGCCGGGAGGTGGCTCAGCCGGACGGGGGCGGGCGTAGGTCCGCAGGACGTCGATCAGACGCGGCAGGCTGAGGGCGGTGAGCCACACCCATGGCCCGAGCACCCCTGCGAGCGCCAGCCCTCCCACCACTACGTAAAAGGCCACCATCAGCCCCGCGTTCAGCGCCCGCGCCATCCGCTCCCCCAACAGAACCGGCAGCGTGTAAATCCCCCGCGCGCGATCCTGTTCCAGCTTGTCGATGTGCTTGCCGATGAGCACGGTGGAAACCAGCAGAGCGTAGGGGATCGAGGCCAGCCAGACCCATCCCGGGAGGGTCCCTGTGGTCGCGTAAAAGGTGCCGCCGATCATCAAGGGCCCCCACACCAGGAAGACGCCGAGTTCCCCCAGGCCGATGCGCTTGAGGCGCAAGGGCGGGGCCACGTAGAACACACTGATGAACAGCCCGGCCAGAGCGAAGGCCAGGATCGGCCATCCCCGCATCGCCGTGAGGGCCAGGGCGATCAGCCCATCCAGGGCGTTCACCAGCAGGATGGCGCGCCGCAGCTGCTCCCGTGTGACCATGCCAGAGAGGACCGGATGGGGCGCATACTGGGCCCGGGCGTATTCCGCGGTGTCCAGCCCTGTCTCCAGATCGAAATAGTCATTGATCATGTTGTTCGCCGCGTGGGCCAGCAGCAGCCCCACGGCGGCCAGAGCAAAGGGAAGGGGCTCGAAGCGCCCGACGGACGCCGCCAGCAATCCTCCAATGGCCGCAGAGATCATCGTCATCGGGAACACGCAGCAGCGGACGATGATCAGCCACTTCGAGATCGAATCCATAGGCCGATCCGCCCGCAGGTTGCATGTGCGATAGATCTCCAGCCAGTTCCGCCACATCTGCCACCCTCCTGCGCGGTTTTCGAGGGGAACGCTTTTCCATTCCTCGGCCCGGAACGCCGGTTGCGCGTTCCCCCCTGCCCGGATAGATTGTATCCGAAATCCATTCAGGCCTCTCCGGAGCGGCGCGATGCGGATCTTCCTGTGCGGATGGATCCTGATCGGGTGGATGGCGGTGGGCTGCGCCAGGCGCCCCACGCCCTCCGGCGTTGCCCCTTCGACCGGGAGCCCGACCTCGGTCCCCATCCCGACCGGGCGATCGCTCTCAACCCCTACCGTCCCGATCCCCACCGCAACGGCCCTTCTGACCCCAACCCCCACCCCTGACCCTTATGCCGATCTCACGGTGGAAGCCCTGCGCCGGCGCGTCTACGGCGGCGGATCCATCCGGATCGAGCGCACCCTAACGGTCACCCCGGCCTTCACCCGTACCCTCATCGCATATCCCAGCGACGGCCTGACGGTTTACGGCTTCATGAACGTCCCCCGGGGGAAGGGCCCGTTCCCGGTGGTGATCGTGCTGCACGGCTATGTGGATCCGGCGCGCTATTCGACGCTGGCCTACACGACCCGCTACGCCGACGCCCTCGCCCGGGCCGGCTTTCTGGTGCTCCATCCCAACTACCGGAACCATCCACCCTCCGATGAGGGGCCCAACCCCTTTCGCGTGGGCTATGCGGTGGACGTGCTGAACCTGATCGCCCTGTTGCCGACGCTGCCCCAGGCGCGGGCGGATGCCGTAGGCCTGTTCGGCCACTCCATGGGCGGCGGGATCGCCCTTCGCGTCCTGGTGGCGAACCCGAGGGTCCGGGCCGCGGTGCTCTACGGCTCCATGAGCGCCGACGAGCGCAAAAACTTCGAGCGCATCCTCCAGTGGTCAGGGGGAACGCGAGGGCGCGAGGAGCTGAACACGCCGGAGGAGGCCCTGCGCCGCATCTCGCCCCTCTACTACCTCCAGGACATCGCAACGCCCATCCAGATCCATCACGGGGGAGCGGACGCCGTGGTGCCGCCCGAGTGGTCCCGGGAGCTTTACGAACGGTTGCGCGCCCTGGGCAAGACAGCGGAGTGGTTCGAATACCCGGGCCAGCCCCACACGTTCCCAGCCGGGAGCGCGGCGGACCGTTTGCTCCTGGAGCGAGCCATCGCCTTCTTCCGAAAATATCTAAGTGAGAGCGTCCCCTGAGGGAAGATCGCGATCTCCGGCGCATCCAAGGAGGAGATGGTGGGGCGGGCGGATCAGGGCATCGCGGATGGGCGCTGGGCGGTGATCCCCCGGGTGCTGTGCTTCCTGTTCCGGGGCGACCAGGTGTTGCTGCTCCAGCGCTCCCCAGCGAAAAAAGCTTTCCCGGGGCGTTACAACGGCCTGGGCGGGCACGTGGAGCCCGGCGAGGATCTGCGCACGGCGGCCCGCCGTGAGCTGGCAGAGGAAGCGGGCATCCCGGCGGGGGAGCTCCGGCTGGCCGGCCTGATCACCGTAGACACCGGCGCCTCCCCCGGGGTTCTCCTCGCCGTCTTCGTCGGGGAGACGGACGCGCAGCCGGCAGGGCCCACCCCGGAGGGAACGCTGACCTGGGTGCCGATCTCCCGGGTGCTGGACCTGCCGGTGGTGGAGGATTTCCCGGCCCTCTGGCCCCGGGTGCTGCGCTTCCGGGAGACCGGGGAGCCCTTCTTTCTGAGTTACACCTACGATGCACAGGACCGTCTGATCGTCCGGGAAGGATGAGCCGATGGGAGAGATCCGCACGGAACAACTGGTCGAGCTGGGGCGGGCCCTGAAAGCGTTGCGGGATCCGCAGGAGATCCGCCGTGCCGCTCTGGACTGGGTGATGGCCCGAACCGGGGCGGTGGAAGGAGCCGCGCTCCTTCGGGAACCCGGCGCCTGGCGGTGCGCCCTCGTCCGGGGCGACCCGGCCTTCTGGGAGCGCGAGTGGACGCTTCCGCCCTCCGCCCGATCCCCCTGGGAGCCGGTTGCGGACGCCGTGTGGTTCCTTCCCCTTACGGAAAAAGCGCCTTCGGAGTGGCTCGGGGTCCGGGATCCGGACCCGGAGGCCCTGGCCGATGAGGCGGGATGGGAGGTGGCGAGGCTGTGGATCGGGATGGCGCTGGAGGCAGCCCGGGAACGGGAGGCCCACGGCGCGTTCTTCTCCACCGCCGTCCACGAGCTCCGCCTGCCGATGACCAGCATCAAGGGTTACGCGGACCTCCTGCTCAAAGAGCTGGCCGGTCCCCTCACCGAGAACCAGCGCCGGTTCCTTGGGGTCATCCGGGGGAACATCGATCGACTGGCGAATCTGGTGAGCGACCTGCTCGAACACGCGCGCCTCGAAACCGGACGTCTGCGTCTGCGCATCGAGCCGGTCTCCCTGTCAGAGGCGCTGGAGGAGGCCCTGCGCCGTGTCCGACATGAGATCGAGGCCCGGGGCCACCGGCTCTCCGTGGAGCTGCCCGAGGGCCTCCCTTCGATGGCTGCGGATCGGGAGCGGCTGGAGGGGATCCTGGCGAAGGTCCTGGACAACGCCGCCAAATACACCCCGCCCGGCGGAGAGATCCGGGTCCGGGCAGGGCGTCAGGGGCCCACCGTGATTTGTGAGGTCGAGGACACCGGGATCGGGATCGCGCCGTCGGATCAGGCGCAGCTGTTCACTCCCTTCTGGCGCTCGGAGGACCCACGGGTGCGGGAAGTCCCGGGCTTCGGGCTGAGCCTGATGGTGGCGCGGGGTCTCCTCCGGGCCATGGACGGGGAGATCGAAGTGGAGAGCGCCCCGGATCAGGGCACCCGGGTCCGAATTCGGCTGCCGGCGGCGGAGCCGCCACGCTGAGGATCAGCGGGCTCCCTGGGCGGCCTCCACCAGCCAACGAAACGGCCACAGGTGACGGGGATCATCCTCAAAGAGCAACTCCGGGTGCCATTGCACAGCCAGGGCTCCGATCATCCCGGACGCCGAGCGCCAGAGGAACGCTTCCACCACGCCGTCCGGTGCCTCTGCGATGGGCTGGAGAGGCGGGGGGAGCTCCGCCCGACGGGGAACGCCCTGGTGATGATAGGAATTCACCTCCAGGATCTCACCGATCCCGTGAGCGCGCAGGAGCGCTTCCAGCTCGGGAGGGGGCTCCAGGCGCACGGGATGAGCCCGGGCGGGCGGAGGCGCCTTGCTGTCATGGGCGAGCTCGGTGATGTCCGGAAGATGCTGGCAGAGCGCGGCCCCGAATGCCACGGCCAGCACCTGGGAGCCGCGGCAGATCCCCAGGATGGGCTTCCCCTGTGCTCGCGCGGCCTCCACCAGGGCGAACTCGAAAGCGTCCCGCTCCGGATCCACTCCCTCGGTCTGTGGGTGCCGGGGGGCGCCATAGCGGGCGGGGTCGATGTCTCCGCCCCCGGTCAGCAGCACGCCCTCCACGCCTTCGAGGCACGCAGGGGCCGCCTCCGGCGGGAGATTCGGGAACATCACCGGCAGCCCCCCTGCCGCCCACACCGCCCGCAGGTAAGCGGCCTCGGTCCCCATCTGCGGGCGGCCCAGGGGATCACGGCCCTGAAGGCGCTTCGTGGTCACGCCGATCCGTGGCCCTCGCATCGGAGTTCCCCCCTCATCGATCCGGCAGCGCATAAAGGGTCTGCGCGTTGCGGCAAAGGATGGCTTCGGCCGCTGCCTCTGCCTCCGCCGCCGTGAGATCTCCGTCCGCCACCGTTGCTTCCAGGACATCGCCCAGGATCCGCCGTCCCCAGCGTGCCCCCAGGTAGAACAGCTCGGGGATCAGGTGGGCGTCCGTGGAGAAGAGGATCTTGCTGATCGGCGTCAGCTCCAGGAAGGCGCGGACGGCGAAGGCCATCCCCGCCCGGCTCAGGAAGGGGATCGCCAGCCCCAGGTCCACGTAGACGTGGGGGTAGACCGCTGCCAGATATCCGGCCTCCCGGGTGTAGGGATAGGAGGCGTGGAGGAGCACAAAGGGAACACGGCGAAAGTCTGGATGTTCGAGTAGCGGGCGCAGATGAAGCGGATTGGCCCACCGTAGATCCAGATCTGGATCTCCAAAGCCGGTATGGAATTGAATCGGGAGGCCCCGGCGGGCGGCGGCCTCCAGGGTTCGCCAGACCACCCAGTCGTTCAGGGGTTTGTGAGCCAGCCGCAGGCGCTCCCCCCGCTCCGCCTGCTGTCGCAGAGCGCGGAAGGCAGCCTGGGCGGCCTCAGAGTCTGGGGGCTCCACCGCGAGTCCCGTCCGATAGGCGATGATGGTTTTGTAGCCGACCACCTCGGGATCGAGGACCTCAAGATCAGCCCGGAAGGCTTCCTCGAAGGCTGACCAGGTGGGGACCTCGGCGATCCGGCGCTCGGCCACGAACTCCACCCGAAGCAGCCGGTAGACGGGAGCGAAGCGGTTGTGCCAGGCCGTGGGCATCACCTGATCCGGCATGAACCCGTCGTCGAGCAGGATGGCCTGGAAGCCCGCGGCCGCGAAGCAGCGCCGGGCTACCTCCTCGAACCCCAGCCGCTCCCGTGTCTCCAGGATGGACTCCAGCGTTGGCTCGCACCCCAAGAGCGCCGCGATCTCCCGCATGCTCCGGCGGAAGAAGATCGTCTCCCGCACGTGGTGGGTGACGACCTCCGCTGCATAGCCCTCGGTGAAGGCCGAGGGATAGGCGAAGGTGCGTGCGTGCTCCGGACGCAGCAGATTATGGGCGTGCTGATCTACGATGGGGATGGCAGACAGGTCCACCGTGCTCTCCTCAATAGCGCTCCAGAAGGATACGCACCTCCTCCTCATGAGGCAGATCCTTCATCGCCTCCCACTCCGCCCGCCGCACCGCCAGGTACGAGCGGGCCAGCTCCGGCCCCAGGGCCTGGAGCA is drawn from Thermoflexus hugenholtzii and contains these coding sequences:
- a CDS encoding amidohydrolase family protein, giving the protein MDLSAIPIVDQHAHNLLRPEHARTFAYPSAFTEGYAAEVVTHHVRETIFFRRSMREIAALLGCEPTLESILETRERLGFEEVARRCFAAAGFQAILLDDGFMPDQVMPTAWHNRFAPVYRLLRVEFVAERRIAEVPTWSAFEEAFRADLEVLDPEVVGYKTIIAYRTGLAVEPPDSEAAQAAFRALRQQAERGERLRLAHKPLNDWVVWRTLEAAARRGLPIQFHTGFGDPDLDLRWANPLHLRPLLEHPDFRRVPFVLLHASYPYTREAGYLAAVYPHVYVDLGLAIPFLSRAGMAFAVRAFLELTPISKILFSTDAHLIPELFYLGARWGRRILGDVLEATVADGDLTAAEAEAAAEAILCRNAQTLYALPDR
- a CDS encoding gamma-glutamyl-gamma-aminobutyrate hydrolase family protein, translated to MRGPRIGVTTKRLQGRDPLGRPQMGTEAAYLRAVWAAGGLPVMFPNLPPEAAPACLEGVEGVLLTGGGDIDPARYGAPRHPQTEGVDPERDAFEFALVEAARAQGKPILGICRGSQVLAVAFGAALCQHLPDITELAHDSKAPPPARAHPVRLEPPPELEALLRAHGIGEILEVNSYHHQGVPRRAELPPPLQPIAEAPDGVVEAFLWRSASGMIGALAVQWHPELLFEDDPRHLWPFRWLVEAAQGAR
- a CDS encoding S9 family peptidase is translated as MRIFLCGWILIGWMAVGCARRPTPSGVAPSTGSPTSVPIPTGRSLSTPTVPIPTATALLTPTPTPDPYADLTVEALRRRVYGGGSIRIERTLTVTPAFTRTLIAYPSDGLTVYGFMNVPRGKGPFPVVIVLHGYVDPARYSTLAYTTRYADALARAGFLVLHPNYRNHPPSDEGPNPFRVGYAVDVLNLIALLPTLPQARADAVGLFGHSMGGGIALRVLVANPRVRAAVLYGSMSADERKNFERILQWSGGTRGREELNTPEEALRRISPLYYLQDIATPIQIHHGGADAVVPPEWSRELYERLRALGKTAEWFEYPGQPHTFPAGSAADRLLLERAIAFFRKYLSESVP
- a CDS encoding prenyltransferase is translated as MWRNWLEIYRTCNLRADRPMDSISKWLIIVRCCVFPMTMISAAIGGLLAASVGRFEPLPFALAAVGLLLAHAANNMINDYFDLETGLDTAEYARAQYAPHPVLSGMVTREQLRRAILLVNALDGLIALALTAMRGWPILAFALAGLFISVFYVAPPLRLKRIGLGELGVFLVWGPLMIGGTFYATTGTLPGWVWLASIPYALLVSTVLIGKHIDKLEQDRARGIYTLPVLLGERMARALNAGLMVAFYVVVGGLALAGVLGPWVWLTALSLPRLIDVLRTYARPRPAEPPPGYPVWPLWYVSWAFVFNRRAGALFLAGLLLNLILPLRLPAG
- a CDS encoding NUDIX domain-containing protein; this encodes MVGRADQGIADGRWAVIPRVLCFLFRGDQVLLLQRSPAKKAFPGRYNGLGGHVEPGEDLRTAARRELAEEAGIPAGELRLAGLITVDTGASPGVLLAVFVGETDAQPAGPTPEGTLTWVPISRVLDLPVVEDFPALWPRVLRFRETGEPFFLSYTYDAQDRLIVREG
- a CDS encoding sensor histidine kinase KdpD; this translates as MGEIRTEQLVELGRALKALRDPQEIRRAALDWVMARTGAVEGAALLREPGAWRCALVRGDPAFWEREWTLPPSARSPWEPVADAVWFLPLTEKAPSEWLGVRDPDPEALADEAGWEVARLWIGMALEAAREREAHGAFFSTAVHELRLPMTSIKGYADLLLKELAGPLTENQRRFLGVIRGNIDRLANLVSDLLEHARLETGRLRLRIEPVSLSEALEEALRRVRHEIEARGHRLSVELPEGLPSMAADRERLEGILAKVLDNAAKYTPPGGEIRVRAGRQGPTVICEVEDTGIGIAPSDQAQLFTPFWRSEDPRVREVPGFGLSLMVARGLLRAMDGEIEVESAPDQGTRVRIRLPAAEPPR
- a CDS encoding AAA family ATPase, translating into MANTTVSSQTEASTTARSTVPGEFAFIPPMPRSIEETGLSLAFLADLSLKILYNAGYLTGGQLAERLRLPYTGVTEVILEFLKREQLVEVLGAKGVGEQAYQYALTARGRDRAREALDRSQYAGPAPVPLPAYAAAMRRQSHKGTRVTPRLMRQALGHLVLNDRVFHKIGPAINSGTSIFLYGPPGNGKTSIAEAIGHRVFQGGIYIPYAVEVGGFVIKVFDEVNHEPLPNHRPGQTGVLKTPADARWIAIRRPFIVSGGELTLEMLDLAWNEVSRYYEAPLQMKANGGVFLIDDFGRQQVRPRDLLNRWIVPLEKGVDYLTLHTGQKFEIPFETLILFSTNLNPRDLVDEAFLRRIRHKIEIPDPTPAEFREIFRRECQARGIPYDDQALVYLLQEWYIKRRRPLRAVHARDLLSHIQDIASYFNVPPTLSKELIDRACEAYFVEMGGASPAAPSPKPPGAS